One Mycobacteroides salmoniphilum DNA segment encodes these proteins:
- a CDS encoding condensation domain-containing protein: MRIGTITVGALDEWTLSPGSVTSWHPTPAAAEKARQAPVSLVPVSYMQSQHLRNYYERNAAGLNFSRQIIASCDVAGQCDISAMDHALNTYLRRHDTFRSWFERTDDGGFIRHSISDSSDIEFAPVTQGHMSVDDIRSHVIDIPSPLEWGCFTFGIIQSENHFTFFAAMDHVHGDATLIGTTMMEANGMYSALSGGGQALTLPDPGSFDDFCTREREFTSALTLDSPGVRAWIDFAENNNGTFPEFPLPLGNPSEATNSTMTSLSLMSPEQTDRFESACSTAGSRFVGGLFACLGLVEHEFTGALTYYGLTPRDSRTASDNFMTQGWFTGLIPITVPIAATSFNDAAYAAQTAFDSSLDMSRVPYYRVLELAPWLKWPEPNFPVSNFFHGGAAPLNAILAAGELGLADNIGIYPDGRFSYQLTIYIFRYGEGTAMAIMHPDNPIAEKSSLRYMEAMKSVCMRVADSGHWGRVA; encoded by the coding sequence TTGCGCATAGGAACGATAACGGTTGGCGCACTTGATGAATGGACGTTGAGCCCCGGCTCCGTCACCTCGTGGCACCCCACCCCTGCCGCGGCGGAGAAGGCCCGGCAAGCACCTGTGAGTTTGGTGCCAGTCAGCTACATGCAGAGTCAACATCTGCGAAATTACTACGAACGGAACGCAGCTGGCCTAAACTTCTCCCGCCAAATTATCGCCAGCTGCGATGTTGCGGGTCAGTGCGATATCTCCGCGATGGACCATGCCCTCAACACATACCTGCGTAGGCATGACACCTTCCGCAGCTGGTTCGAGCGCACCGACGACGGGGGGTTCATCAGGCACTCGATCAGCGATTCAAGCGACATCGAGTTCGCGCCTGTAACGCAAGGGCATATGTCGGTCGATGACATACGTAGCCACGTCATCGATATACCGAGTCCATTGGAATGGGGATGCTTCACCTTTGGAATTATCCAGAGCGAGAACCACTTTACGTTTTTCGCTGCCATGGATCACGTGCACGGCGACGCGACGTTGATCGGCACCACGATGATGGAAGCCAACGGAATGTACTCGGCGTTGAGCGGAGGCGGCCAGGCTCTCACGCTGCCCGATCCCGGCAGCTTCGACGACTTCTGCACTCGCGAGCGCGAGTTCACATCGGCATTGACGCTGGACTCGCCCGGGGTGCGCGCGTGGATTGACTTTGCCGAGAACAACAATGGAACCTTCCCCGAGTTCCCGCTTCCACTGGGCAATCCGTCGGAAGCGACCAACAGCACCATGACGTCCCTGTCACTGATGAGTCCGGAGCAGACGGACCGATTCGAGTCCGCCTGCTCGACTGCCGGCTCACGGTTTGTCGGCGGCTTGTTCGCCTGCCTCGGTCTGGTTGAGCACGAATTCACCGGGGCGCTCACGTATTACGGCCTGACTCCGAGGGATTCCCGTACAGCTAGCGATAACTTCATGACGCAAGGCTGGTTTACCGGCCTGATCCCGATCACCGTTCCGATCGCGGCAACCTCGTTCAACGATGCCGCATACGCCGCGCAGACCGCTTTCGATTCGAGTCTGGACATGTCCCGGGTGCCGTATTACCGGGTACTGGAATTGGCACCGTGGCTCAAATGGCCGGAACCGAACTTTCCGGTGTCGAACTTCTTCCACGGGGGTGCGGCTCCGCTCAACGCCATTCTCGCGGCGGGCGAGCTGGGCCTTGCCGACAACATCGGAATCTATCCGGACGGCCGCTTCTCCTATCAGCTGACCATCTACATATTCCGCTACGGGGAGGGCACGGCGATGGCGATCATGCACCCCGACAACCCGATCGCCGAGAAGTCGTCTCTGCGCTACATGGAGGCGATGAAGTCGGTGTGCATGCGGGTCGCGGACAGCGGGCACTGGGGACGCGTCGCGTAG